From the Hypomesus transpacificus isolate Combined female unplaced genomic scaffold, fHypTra1 scaffold_160, whole genome shotgun sequence genome, one window contains:
- the LOC124488985 gene encoding protocadherin alpha-8-like, whose protein sequence is MEQRGCRGRRWNAFMVALFLLWSSASAQIRYSISEELKEGTVVGNIAKDLGLDISTLKQRGFRIVAGSTEPLFQVNQNDGLLYVNRKIDREEVCKHTSVCLINLKTVLENPLEIHYVAVEVSDENDHSPSFPGRKLRLEIPESALPGARYQLQAARDPDGGPFSIQQYKLSNNEHFRLEIKDRGRDGKIPILNLLKPLDREEKSNHKLLITAIDGGKPPRSGTTEIIIDVLDINDNMPIFTKESYSVFLNENCPSGTTVIQVNATDVDEGSNGEVFYSFGNLVTDTLRTLFDVNKNTGEIIVKGQVDFEVQDSYEIDIQASDKGTAPLTTDKSVIVKVVDLNDNAPEIELTSFSSAVAEDSRPGSTVALISVSDLDSGLNGKVICSISEDVPFTLTPSLQNNMYSVVTKSPLDREKQSQYDVTIVAKDAGQPSLSSVKTISVTVSDVNDNRPEFSLSPYTFYITENNNPGAKLFTLSAFDRDENENAHIAYQIVRDEDDNKMTSFLNVNSENGDILGLKTFDFETIKTFQFQVLATDSGTPSLSSNVTVNVFILDQNDNAPVILYPVSANGSAEGVEEIPRNVNAGHLVTKVRAYDADIGYNGWLLFSLQEVSDHSLFSLDRYTGQIRTLRSFTETDEAEHKLVILVKDNGNVSLSATATVIINAVEPKEAFAASDVESSVKEEDENNVTFYLIITLGSVSTLFLFSIIVLIVMQCSKTPDYTPKYLQDTNYDGTLCHSIQYRSGDKQYMLVGPRMSIGSTIVPGSNGNTLVVPDHRRCASGEVS, encoded by the coding sequence atggaacAAAGAGGATGCAGGGGACGGCGATGGAACGCCTTTATGGTTGCTTTGTTTCTGCTTTGGAGCAGCGCGTCAGCTCAAATAAGGTATTCAATTTCTGAGGAGCTGAAGGAAGGGACTGTAGTTGGGAATATAGCTAAGGACTTGGGACTAGATATCAGCACCTTGAAACAGAGAGGATTTAGAATTGTAGCGGGCTCAACTGAGCCTCTGTTTCAGGTCAATCAAAATGATGGCTTGTTGTACGTGAACCGAAAAATAGACAGGGAGGAGGTATGCAAGCACACCAGCGTTTGTTTGATTAACCTAAAAACAGTGCTAGAAAACCCACTAGAAATCCATTATGTTGCTGTTGAGGTCTCAGACGAAAATGACCATTCTCCCAGTTTTCCTGGGAGAAAATTACGATTAGAGATTCCAGAATCTGCTTTACCCGGGGCAAGATACCAGCTGCAAGCTGCACGTGACCCCGATGGCGGACCTTTCTCCATTCAACAGTATAAACTGAGCAATAATGAGCATTTTCGTTTAGAAATCAAAGATAGAGGTAGGGATGGGAAAATACCCATCCTTAATCTTCTTAAACCACTAGATAGAGAGGAAAAAAGTAATCATAAATTACTGATCACAGCCATTGATGGAGGAAAGCCTCCTAGGTCGGGAACTACGGAAATAATTATTGATGTATTAGATATTAATGATAATATGCCTATTTTCACAAAAGAATCATATTCTGTATTTCTAAATGAAAACTGTCCCTCTGGCACAACAGTTATACAAGTAAATGCCACAGATGTGGACGAGGGTTCAAATGGCGAAGTGTTTTACTCATTCGGCAATTTGGTGACCGATACATTACGCACACTTTTTGatgtaaacaaaaacacaggtGAAATAATTGTCAAAGGACAAGTTGATTTTGAGGTACAGGATAGCTACGAAATTGATATACAGGCATCTGATAAGGGCACTGCTCCGTTGACAACAGACAAAAGCGTTATAGTTAAAGTGGTCGATCTAAACGACAATGCACCTGAGATTGAATTGACGTCTTTCTCAAGTGCCGTTGCAGAGGACTCCAGACCAGGATCTACAGTGGCTTTGATCAGTGTTAGTGATTTAGACTCTGGTCTAAATGGGAAAGTTATCTGTTCTATAAGTGAGGATGTCCCATTCACGTTAACACCATCTTTACAGAATAACATGTACTCTGTAGTTACAAAGTCACCTCTGGATAGGGAGAAACAGTCTCAGTATGACGTAACAATTGTCGCCAAAGACGCAGGACAACCATCATTGTCGTCTGTAAAGACTATAAGCGTCACTGTATCAGATGTAAATGATAACCGTCCAGAGTTTTCACTCAGCCCCTATACTTTCTATATCACAGAAAATAACAATCCAGGAGCCAAGCTATTTACTTTGAGTGCTTTTGATCGTGATGAGAATGAAAATGCACACATTGCCTATCAAATAGTCAGAGATGAAGACGATAATAAAATGACATCGTTTCTCAACGTGAACTCTGAAAACGGAGACATATTGGGGCTTAAAACGTTTGACTTTGAAACAATCAAAACATTCCAGTTCCAAGTTTTGGCTACCGACTCTGGAACTCCGTCGCTAAGCAGCAACGTCACAGTGAATGTGTTCATTCTGGATCAGAATGACAACGCTCCAGTGATCTTGTATCCGGTCAGCGCTAACGGTTCTGCTGAAGGTGTGGAGGAGATTCCCCGCAATGTGAACGCAGGCCATTTGGTGACTAAAGTGAGAGCCTATGACGCAGATATCGGATATAACGGCTGGTTGTTGTTTTCACTACAGGAAGTAAGTGACCACAGTCTCTTTTCTCTGGACCGCTACACAGGACAGATAAGGACACTTCGGTCCTTCACAGAGACAGACGAAGCTGAACATAAACTGGTCATACTGGTCAAAGACAATGGGAACGTTTCACTCTCAGCAACAGCTACTGTAATCATCAACGCAGTGGAGCCCAAAGAGGCTTTTGCTGCTTCTGATGTTGAAAGCTCAGTCAAAGAGGAAGATGAGAACAATGTTACATTCTATTTGATAATCACTTTGGGATCAGTTTCAACTCTTTTCCTGTTCAGCATCATCGTGTTGATTGTAATGCAGTGTTCTAAAACACCAGACTATACACCCAAGTATTTACAAGACACGAACTATGATGGAACACTGTGCCACAGCATCCAGTACAGATCTGGAGACAAACAATACATGTTAGTTGGACCCAGAATGAGTATAGGTTCTACTATAGTCCCGGGCAGTAATGGGAATACTCTGGTGGTCCCCGATCACAGGAGGTGTGCGTCTGGAGAGGTAAGCTGA
- the LOC124489003 gene encoding protocadherin alpha-7-like: MEQRKYGERRELRQWVAFMFASLLWWSGASAQIRYSISEELKEGTVVGNVAKDLGLDLSTLKQRGFRIVSSLPNPLFEVNQNDGILHVKQKIDREQVCKQSSVCLINLKTVLENPLEMHYVAVEMLDVNDHSPHFPYKEKRLEVSESALPGVRFQLQPARDPDGGVYSVQQYKLSHNEHFRLEVKDRGTDGKIPILNLQRPLDREVKSSHRLLLTAIDGGKPPRSGTVEIVVEVLDVNDNMPVFTKESYSVMLNENSPIGTAVIQVNATDLDEGSNGQVIYSFGNVNSQIHALFHIDDTTGQITVIGLIDFETKDFYEIDIQASDKGSAPLTADKSITVKIVDLNDNDPEIEVTSFSKAIPENSRPGTTVALISVYDLDSGLNGKVICSISEDVPFTFTPSLQDNMYSLVTKSPLDREKQSQYDVTIVAKDAGQPALTSVKTICVTVSDVNDNSPVFSLNPYTFYITENNEPGARLFSVSASDRDENENAIISYQVLREGGEGNKLASFLNINSEKGDILALKSFDFETLKTFRFQVVATDSGTPALSSNVTVNVFLLDQNDNAPVILYPVSANGSAEGVGEIPRNVNAGHLVTKVRAYDADVGYNGWLLFSLQEVSDHSLFSLDRYTGQIRTLRSFTETDEAEHKLVILVKDNGNVSLSATTTVIINAVEPKEAFAASDVKSSVKEDDENNVTFYLIITLGSVSTLFLVSIIVLVVMQCSKSADYSSKYLQDTNYDGTLCHSIQYRSGDKRYMLVGPRMSIGSTIVPGSNGNTLVVPDHRRLASGEVRKQMSFNDHSCTYVHDVIILCFCG; this comes from the exons ATGGAACAAAGAAAATACGGGGAACGGAGGGAGCTACGGCAATGGGTGGCCTTCATGTTTGCATCGCTTCTATGGTGGAGCGGAGCTTCGGCGCAAATAAGATACTCCATCTCTGAAGAGCTGAAGGAGGGAACTGTCGTGGGTAACGTAGCGAAGGATTTGGGACTAGATCTGAGCACCTTGAAACAGAGAGGATTTAGAATTGTGTCTAGTTTGCCCAATCCTCTATTTGAGGTCAATCAGAACGATGGCATACTGCATGTGAAGCaaaagatagacagagagcaggTATGCAAACAAAGTAGCGTTTGTCTTATAAACCTGAAAACAGTGTTAGAAAACCCACTAGAAATGCATTATGTTGCGGTGGAGATGCTAGACGTGAACGACCACTCACCCCATTTTCCATATAAAGAAAAACGATTGGAGGTTTCTGAGTCTGCGTTGCCAGGCGTACGATTTCAGCTTCAACCAGCGCGTGATCCAGACGGAGGTGTTTACTCCGTACAGCAATATAAATTGAGTCACAATGAGCATTTTCGTTTGGAGGTTAAAGACCGTGGTACAGATGGCAAAATTCCTATTCTAAATCTGCAAAGACCGCTTGACAGAGAGGTTAAGAGCAGCCATAGGTTGCTGCTGACAGCCATAGATGGAGGAAAACCCCCTAGGTCTGGGACTGTTGAGATAGTCGTGGAAGTGTTAGATGTTAATGATAATATGCCTGTTTTCACAAAAGAATCATATTCGGTGATGTTAAATGAAAATTCTCCAATTGGTACAGCGGTCATACAAGTAAACGCAACCGATCTGGACGAAGGTTCAAATGGCCAGGTCATATATTCATTTGGTAATGTCAACAGTCAGATACATGCGCTTTTTCACATAGACGACACTACaggtcaaataactgtaatagGGTTAATAGATTTTGAGACTAAGGATTTCTACGAAATCGATATACAGGCCTCTGATAAGGGCTCTGCTCCACTAACTGCGGACAAAAGCATAACAGTGAAAATTGTTGATCTGAACGATAATGATCCCGAGATAGAGGTAACATCATTTTCGAAAGCAATTCCTGAAAATTCCAGACCTGGAACGACGGTAGCATTGATCAGTGTTTATGATTTAGATTCTGGTCTCAATGGGAAAGTTATCTGTTCTATCAGTGAGGATGTCCCTTTCACTTTCACGCCATCTTTACAAGATAATATGTACTCTTTAGTTACCAAGTCACCTCTGGATAGGGAGAAACAATCCCAGTATGACGTAACAATAGTTGCTAAAGACGCAGGACAACCAGCTTTGACGTCTGTAAAGACTATCTGCGTAACAGTATCAGATGTGAATGATAACAGTCCTGTATTTTCACTTAATCCCTATACTTTCTATATAACTGAAAATAACGAGCCCGGGGCTAGACTATTTAGCGTGAGCGCCTCTGACCGcgatgaaaatgaaaatgcaattattTCTTATCAAGTTttgagggagggtggagaaggaAATAAATTAGCATCATTTCTTAACATTAATTCTGAAAAAGGAGATATATTGGCACTAAAaagctttgactttgaaactTTGAAAACGTTTAGGTTCCAAGTTGTAGCAACTGACTCTGGAACTCCGGCGCTAAGCAGCAACGTCACAGTGAATGTGTTCCTTCTGGATCAGAACGACAACGCTCCAGTGATCTTGTATCCAGTCAGCGCTAACGGTTCTGCTGAAGGTGTGGGGGAGATTCCACGCAATGTCAACGCAGGACATTTGGTGACTAAAGTGAGAGCCTATGACGCAGATGTAGGATATAACGGCTGGTTGTTGTTTTCACTGCAAGAAGTTAGTGACCACAGTCTCTTTTCTCTGGATCGCTACACAGGACAGATAAGGACACTTCGGTCCTTCACAGAGACAGACGAAGCTGAACATAAACTGGTCATACTGGTCAAAGACAATGGGAACGTTTCACTCTCAGCAACAACTACTGTGATCATCAACGCTGTGGAGCCCAAAGAGGCTTTTGCTGCTTCTGATGTTAAAAGCTCAGTCAAAGAAGATGATGAGAATAATGTTACATTCTATTTGATCATCACTTTGGGGTCGGTTTCCACTCTTTTCCTGGTCAGCATCATCGTCTTGGTTGTAATGCAGTGTTCCAAAAGCGCAGACTATTCCTCCAAGTATTTACAAGACACAAACTATGACGGGACATTGTGCCACAGCATCCAGTACAGATCTGGAGACAAACGGTACATGTTAGTTGGACCCAGAATGAGTATAGGTTCTACTATAGTCCCGGGCAGCAATGGGAATACTCTGGTGGTTCCCGATCACAGGAGGCTTGCGTCTGGAGAGGTAAG AAAGCAAATGAGCTTTAATGACCATTCATGCACATATGTTCACGATGTCATTATACT GTGCTTCTGCGGATAA
- the LOC124488981 gene encoding protocadherin alpha-8-like: MEQRECGERSSRERRQWVAFMVALVLLWSGTSAQIRYSISEELKEGIVVGNIAKDLGLDLSTLKQRGYRIVSSSPDPLFEVNQNDGLLYAKRKIDREEECERSSVCLINLKTVLEDPLEIHYVAVEVIDVNDHSPSFPEKEKHIHISESTLPGVRFQLQAANDPDVGLFSVQQYKLSQNDHFRLEVKERGKDGKIPILNLQRPLDRETKRSHRLMLTAVDGGKPPRSGTVGIVIDVLDVNDNMPVFSKDTYSVMLNENSSIGTTVIQVNATDLDEGSNGDIVYSFGSNVKSKLRELFDVDSETGEIIVKGWIDFEAEDSYEIDIQASDKGTAPFKTDKSVLVNIVDINDNAPGIEVTSFSSAIPENSRTGTTVALISVSDLDSGLNGKVICSISEDVPFTLTPSLQNNMYSLVTKSPLDRETQSEYDVTIVAKDAGQPALSSVKTISVTVSDVNDNSPEFSLSPYTFYITENNEPGDRLFSVSASDRDENENAIISYQVMREGGEGNTLASFLNINSENGEILALKRFDFETIKTFQFQVVATDSGTPSLSSNVTVKVFFLDQNDNAPVILYPVSANGSAEGVEEIPRNVNAGHLVTKVRAYDADVGYNGWLLFSLQEVSDHNLFSLDRYTGQIRTLRSFTETDEAEHKLVILVKDNGNVSLSATATVIINAVEPKEAFAASDVKSSVKVDDENNVTFYLIITLGSVSTLFLVSIIMLIVMQCSKTPDYSPKYLQDTNYDGTLCHSIQYRSGDKRYMLVGPRMSIGSTIVPGSNGNTLVVPDHRSRASGEVSL, encoded by the coding sequence ATGGAACAAAGGGAATGCGGAGAACGGAGCTCGAGGGAGCGAAGACAGTGGGTTGCTTTCATGGTTGCTTTGGTTCTGTTGTGGAGCGGGACTTCTGCGCAGATAAGATACTCCATCTCTGAAGAGCTGAAGGAAGGAATTGTCGTGGGAAATATAGCGAAGGATTTAGGACTAGATCTGAGCACCTTGAAACAGAGAGGATATAGAATCGTATCTAGTTCTCCCGATCCTCTATTTGAGGTCAATCAGAATGACGGCTTATTGTATGCGAAGCGAAAaatagacagggaggaggagtgcGAGAGGAGCAGCGTTTGTCTGATCAATCTGAAAACCGTCCTAGAAGACCCACTTGAGATTCATTATGTTGCTGTAGAGGTAATAGATGTGAACGACCACTCTCCCAGCTtcccagagaaagagaaacacatACATATTTCAGAATCAACTTTGCCAGGTGTGCGTTTTCAGCTTCAAGCTGCAAATGATCCCGATGTGGGTCTGTTTTCGGTCCAACAGTATAAATTGAGTCAAAATGATCATTTCCGTTTAGAAGTAAAAGAGCGGGGAAAAGATGGTAAAATACCTATATTAAATTTACAGAGACCGTTGGACAGAGAAACTAAGAGAAGCCATAGATTAATGTTAACAGCAGTTGATGGGGGAAAACCCCCTAGGTCTGGTACTGTGGGGATTGTTATCGACGTTTTAGATGTTAATGATAACATGCCAGTTTTCTCAAAAGATACCTACTCAGTAATGTTGAATGAAAATTCTTCTATTGGCACAACTGTCATTCAGGTAAATGCCACTGATTTAGATGAAGGTTCAAATGGTGATATCGTTTACTCTTTCGGTAGTAATGTAAAAAGTAAGCTTCGCGAGCTATTTGATGTAGACAGTGAAACAGGTGAAATAATTGTCAAGGGGTGGATAGACTTTGAAGCTGAGGATAGCTACGAAATTGACATACAAGCATCTGATAAAGGGACAGCTCCTTTCAAAACAGACAAAAGCGTGCTGGTGAACATAGTAGATATCAACGACAATGCTCCTGGGATAGAAGTAACGTCCTTTTCTAGTGCTATTCCTGAGAATTCTAGAACTGGAACTACAGTAGCATTGATTAGTGTTAGTGATCTAGACTCTGGTCTCAATGGGAAAGTTATCTGTTCTATCAGTGAGGATGTCCCATTCACGTTAACACCATCTTTACAGAATAACATGTACTCTTTAGTTACCAAGTCACCTCTGGATAGGGAGACACAGTCTGAGTATGACGTAACAATAGTTGCTAAAGACGCAGGACAACCAGCTTTGTCGTCTGTAAAGACTATCAGCGTCACAGTATCAGATGTGAACGATAACAGTCCAGAGTTTTCACTCAGTCCCTATACTTTCTACATAACTGAAAATAACGAGCCAGGGGATAGGCTATTTAGCGTGAGCGCCTCTGACCgtgatgaaaatgaaaatgcaattattTCTTATCAAGTtatgagagagggtggagaaggaAATACATTAGCGTCATTTCTTAACATTAATTCTGAAAACGGAGAAATATTGGCGTTAAAACGTTTTGACTTTGAAACAATCAAAACCTTCCAATTCCAAGTTGTAGCAACTGACTCTGGCACTCCATCACTGAGCAGCAACGTCACAGTGAAAGTGTTCTTTCTGGATCAGAACGACAACGCTCCAGTGATCTTGTATCCGGTCAGCGCTAACGGTTCTGCTGAAGGTGTGGAGGAGATTCCACGCAACGTGAACGCAGGACATTTGGTGACTAAAGTGAGAGCCTATGACGCAGATGTAGGATATAACGGCTGGTTGTTATTTTCACTACAGGAAGTTAGTGACCACAATCTCTTTTCTCTGGACCGCTACACAGGACAAATAAGGACACTTCGGTCCTTCACAGAGACAGACGAGGCTGAACATAAACTGGTCATACTGGTCAAAGACAATGGGAACGTTTCACTCTCAGCAACAGCTACTGTGATCATCAACGCTGTGGAGCCCAAAGAGGCTTTTGCTGCTTCTGATGTTAAAAGCTCAGTCAAAGTAGATGATGAGAACAATGTTACATTCTATTTGATAATCACTTTGGGGTCGGTTTCAACTCTTTTCCTGGTCAGCATCATCATGTTGATTGTAATGCAGTGTTCTAAAACCCCAGACTATTCCCCCAAGTATTTACAAGACACGAACTATGATGGAACACTGTGCCACAGCATCCAGTACAGATCTGGAGACAAACGGTACATGTTAGTTGGACCCAGAATGAGTATAGGTTCTACTATAGTCCCGGGCAGCAATGGGAATACTCTGGTGGTCCCCGATCACAGGAGTCGTGCTTCAGGAGAGGTAAGCCTTTAA
- the LOC124489004 gene encoding protocadherin beta-15-like, translated as MMGDEGQRRRREYWWVALRFSLLICFGEQVAAQIRYSIPEEVKEGTVVGNVAKDLGLDISALTDRRFRIVSGSNDALFQINQDNGALYIDRNIDRESVCEGNNPCMMDLKIVVENPLEIHYVGVEITDVNDHYPVFPEKEQRFEIAEHTVPGTRFQLHAALDQDVGMNSVHTYKLTLNEHFEIDVRQSDDEKIPFLVLRKALDREKKRILKLEVTAIDGGKPKKSGALNVTIIVMDVNDNRPVFSQDTYQTRIQENVPVGTAVVQVKATDLDEGSNGDIEYSLGKTLRRKVYDIFELDSLSGEIRVKGEVDFEDTEVYKLDVQASDKGTPPLTVECRVIIKIIDINDNKPEIDVTSLLNTVSEESKPGTAISLISVTDKDSGINGKVISTISENVPFELKPSYKENVYSIVTKGQLDREFISYYDITITATDCGEPPLSSFKTLSVQISDVNDNRPEFSQSPLELYMLENNAPGASIFSVSAYDKDMNENAAVSYHIIRSEGKINDMASFLNINSDNGHISALKSFDFESLKTFQFQVVAIDSGTPSLSSNVTVNVFLLDRNDNAPVILYPVSANGSAEGVEEIPRNVNAGHLVTKVRAYDADVGYNGWLLFSMQEVSDHSLFSLDRYTGQIRTLRPFTETDDAEHKLVILVKDNGNVSLSATATVIINAVEPKEAFAASDVKSSVKDDDENNVTFYLIITLGSVSTLFLVSIIVLVVMQCSKTPDYSSKCLQETNYDGTLCHSIQYRSGDKRYMLVGPRMSIGSTIVPGSNGNTLVVPDHRRRASGEFQVVAIDSGTPSLNSNVTVNVFLLDQNDNAPVILYPVSANGSAEGVEEIPRNVNSGHLVTKTATQDR; from the exons ATGATGGGAGACGAAGGACAAAGGCGCAGACGGGAGTACTGGTGGGTCGCTCTGCGTTTCTCTTTGCTAATATGCTTCGGAGAGCAGGTTGCAGCTCAGATAAGATATTCTATTCCCGAAGAGGTAAAAGAAGGAACTGTTGTTGGAAATGTTGCTAAGGATTTGGGTCTTGACATAAGTGCATTGACGGATAGGCGATTTCGTATAGTTTCGGGATCTAATGACGCTCTTTTCCAGATAAACCAAGACAATGGCGCCTTGTATATTGATAGGAATATAGACCGAGAGAGCGTCTGTGAAGGCAATAATCCGTGCATGATGGACCTCAAAATCGTTGTTGAAAATCCCTTAGAAATACACTATGTAGGTGTGGAAATTACTGACGTGAACGATCATTACCCTGTCTTCCCAGAAAAGGAGCAGCGGTTTGAAATTGCTGAGCACACTGTGCCCGGAACACGATTTCAACTTCATGCAGCCCTTGACCAAGATGTAGGAATGAATTCGGTACATACATATAAACTAACATTAAACGAGCATTTTGAAATTGATGTTCGTCAAAGCGATGACGAAAAAATTCCATTTTTAGTGTTGAGAAAAGCACTGGATAGAGAAAAAAAACGTATACTTAAATTAGAAGTAACGGCGATAGATGGAGGGAAACCGAAAAAATCAGGTGCTCTTAATGTCACCATAATTGTTATGGATGTTAATGATAATCGGCCAGTTTTTAGTCAAGATACATATCAAACTAGAATACAGGAAAACGTACCAGTTGGCACAGCTGTGGTTCAAGTGAAGGCAACAGATCTTGATGAGGGAAGCAATGGTGACATTGAATACAGCTTAGGTAAAACTTTAAGGCGAAAGGTTTACGATATTTTTGAGCTTGATAGTTTAAGTGGTGAAATTCGAGTGAAAGGTGAAGTGGACTTTGAAGATACAGAGGTTTATAAACTTGACGTGCAAGCTTCAGACAAAGGAACACCTCCATTAACTGTTGAATGTAGAGTAATAATTAAGATTATTGACATTAATGATAATAAGCCAGAGATAGACGTCACATCGCTCTTGAACACTGTGTCTGAAGAATCAAAACCGGGAACAGCCATTTCCCTTATTAGTGTAACTGACAAAGACTCGGGAATCAATGGCAAAGTAATATCGACAATATCAGAGAATGTACCCTTTGAGTTAAAGCCATCATATAAAGAAAACGTTTATTCAATTGTCACAAAGGGGCAATTAGACAGAGAGTTCATATCATATTATGACATCACAATAACTGCCACTGACTGTGGTgagcctcctctgtcctccttcaAAACTCTGAGCGTCCAGATATCAGATGTGAACGATAACAGACCAGAATTCTCACAAAGTCCTCTTGAACTTTATATGTTGGAAAACAACGCTCCTGGTGCGTCAATATTCTCTGTAAGCGCTTATGATAAAGATATGAATGAAAATGCTGCTGTCTCCTATCACATTATTAGAAGCGAAGGGAAAATTAATGATATGGCATCTTTCCTGAACATCAATTCTGACAATGGACACATTTCCGCGCTAAAAAGCTTTGACTTTGAATCTTTGAAAACGTTCCAATTCCAAGTTGTTGCAATTGACTCTGGCACTCCGTCACTAAGCAGCAACGTCACAGTGAATGTGTTCCTTCTGGATCGGAACGACAACGCTCCAGTGATCTTGTATCCAGTCAGCGCTAACGGTTCTGCTGAAGGCGTGGAGGAGATTCCACGCAATGTGAACGCAGGTCATTTGGTGACTAAAGTGAGAGCCTATGACGCAGATGTAGGATATAACGGCTGGTTATTGTTTTCAATGCAGGAAGTTAGTGACCACAGTCTCTTTTCTCTGGACCGCTACACAGGACAGATAAGGACACTTCGGCCATTCACAGAGACAGATGATGCTGAACATAAACTGGTCATACTTGTCAAAGACAATGGGAACGTTTCACTGTCAGCAACAGCTACTGTAATCATCAACGCAGTGGAGCCCAAAGAGGCTTTTGCTGCTTCTGATGTTAAAAGCTCAGTCAAAGATGACGATGAGAACAATGTTACATTCTATTTGATCATCACTTTGGGGTCAGTGTCCACTCTTTTCCTGGTCAGCATCATCGTGTTGGTTGTGATGCAGTGTTCTAAAACACCAGATTATTCCTCCAAGTGTTTACAAGAAACAAACTATGACGGGACACTGTGCCACAGCATCCAGTACAGATCTGGAGACAAACGGTACATGTTAGTAGGACCCAGAATGAGTATAGGATCTACTATTGTCCCGGGCAGCAATGGAAATACTCTGGTGGTCCCCGATCACAGGAGGCGTGCGTCTGGAGAG TTCCAAGTTGTGGCCATAGACTCTGGAACTCCGTCGCTAAACAGCAACGTCACAGTGAATGTGTTCCTTCTGGATCAGAACGACAACGCTCCAGTGATCTTGTATCCAGTCAGCGCTAACGGTTCTGCTGAAGGTGTGGAGGAGATTCCCCGCAATGTGAACTCAGGACATTTGGTGACTAAA ACCGCTACACAGGACAGATAA